A region of Oryzias latipes chromosome 18, ASM223467v1 DNA encodes the following proteins:
- the LOC101169814 gene encoding mucin-5AC, protein MRATRVLVLLLATVRVFSPVSSSDPLNDQQNSTASITTKPLSTDGPPTTASSMAAAPTNSSASQNTNMTIPDNVYPVHPAVTDNTSLSMTNVTEEPSLSTKSPVLTNGTAEPGGVSSPNPTTMTVNETRDAQGVTHSAVTVKTHSTEKPHDIGVKEKKTAEGGADRRLWWLVLPAVVIVGAAGIFFKFKSKKVHHHTETIDTGTENASFQSRPESSKDGVMLLGVKSSGGEEHAAAR, encoded by the exons TTTCGTCATCAGACCCACTGAATGACCAACAAAACAGCACAGCAT CCATAACCACAAAGCCGCTATCAACAGATGGACCGCCCACGACGGCGTCATCAATGGCTGCAGCTCCAACAAACTCCTCTGCTTCCCAAAACACCAACATGACAATCCCAGACAACG TATACCCCGTCCATCCAGCAGTCACTGACAATACTTCTTTATCGATGACCAACGTTACTGAAGAACCTAGTTTATCCACCAAATCACCAG ttttgaccAATGGAACTGCTGAGCCTGGAGGTGTTTCCTCACCAAACCCAACCACCATGACTGTTAATGAGACCAGAGATGCTCAAG GTGTAACCCACTCTGCag tgacagtaaaaacacattCCACAGAGAAGCCACATGACATCGGGGTGAAGGAGAAGAAAACTGCTGAGGGAGGTGCCG ACCGAAGGCTTTGGTGGCTTGTTCTGCCTGCTGTTGTGATCGTAGGAGCTGCTGGAATCTTCTTCAAATTTAAAAGCAAGAAAGTCCACCACCACACAG AGACCATTGACACTGGAACTGAGAA CGCATCTTTCCAGAGCAGACCGGAAAGCAGCAAAGATGGCGTCATGCTCCTCGGGGTGAAGTCATCAGGCGGCGAGGAACACG CTGCTGCCAGATAA
- the ddit4l gene encoding DNA damage-inducible transcript 4-like protein, which translates to MVATSTLKTKNSDCVSELVERRYDQVCIEKELDFWDHCLAEPQRTADVAEDGTCHQLAKMFESCLSRAKKTTLHCSFVLVPEKLTRRIAREVLRLASCEPCGLRGCVLYVHLEVEKGCKQLERIAYDATVVPTFELTLVFKQDGTAWPSLRDFLFMGSCFAPTFRHVLKLSSGFRLVKKKLYSSSAGTVIEEC; encoded by the exons ATGGTTGCCACCAGCACGTTAAAGACCAAAAACAGTGATTGTGTGTCGGAGTTGGTTGAACGAAGATATGACCAGGTTTGCATTGAAAAAG AGCTGGATTTCTGGGATCACTGCCTGGCTGAGCCACAGAGGACGGCGGATGTCGCAGAGGACGGAACCTGTCACCAGCTGGCCAAAATGTTTGAAAGCTGCCTGTCCCGTGCCAAGAAAACAACGCTGCACTGCTCCTTCGTCCTGGTTCCAGAGAAGCTGACGCGTAGGATAGCCCGCGAGGTGCTGCGCCTGGCTTCCTGCGAGCCCTGCGGCCTGCGCGGCTGCGTCCTCTACGTCCACCTGGAGGTGGAGAAAGGCTGCAAGCAGCTGGAGAGGATCGCCTACGATGCCACGGTGGTGCCCACCTTTGAGCTGACGCTGGTGTTCAAGCAGGACGGCACGGCTTGGCCCAGCTTGAGGGACTTCCTCTTCATGGGGTCGTGCTTCGCCCCGACTTTCAGACACGTGCTTAAGCTGAGCTCGGGCTTCCGGCTCGTCAAGAAGAAGCTGTACTCCTCCTCGGCTGGTACCGTGATTGAGGAGTGCTGA